Proteins encoded by one window of Lates calcarifer isolate ASB-BC8 linkage group LG5, TLL_Latcal_v3, whole genome shotgun sequence:
- the LOC108882295 gene encoding serum response factor isoform X5 — translation MLAASGAGMGTRTGEGRAGNGTGLSSLAVNAAGPGPNAASETDGGQFEDREYGAEMVYSGSDQDSDSGDDEDTAGSGGDRRGVKRERSEREVGHQSAPTSGGLSGGYVGVSSGVPGAKPGKKTRGRVKIKMEFIDNKLRRYTTFSKRKTGIMKKAYELSTLTGTQVLLLVASETGHVYTFATRKLQPMITSETGKALIQTCLNSPDSPPRSDPSSDQRMSATGFEETDLTYQVSEADGCSEVAKVQTSTPSWQPPSSSSTNGTVLKTSAGVVLPGGFTLMPGGGVSQQLQTIQVQPSGQQASTNQSSSDIHSPASSTASLPASIVSSSSSSSSSSVAGHMMYPGSHTVMYAAPTPSLGDGSLTVLNTFPPTGHTQSHDPGAVPQVFLTSLPPVATQIPVSAVQLHPMVISQQSSSSNLTELQVVSLDVHQSKDD, via the exons ATGTTGGCGGCGAGCGGCGCCGGAATGGGCACCAGAACCGGAGAAGGACGGGCGGGCAACGGAACCGGGCTGAGCAGCCTCGCGGTGAATGCGGCCGGACCGGGACCGAACGCAGCGTCCGAAACCGACGGAGGCCAGTTTGAGGACCGAGAATACGGCGCCGAGATGGTCTACAGCGGCTCCGACCAGGACTCGGACTCCGGGGACGACGAGGACACGGCGGGTTCAGGCGGGGACAGGAGAGGGGTGAAGCGGGAGAGGAGCGAAAGGGAGGTCGGGCATCAGTCAGCACCCACCTCCGGAGGCCTGAGCGGGGGTTACGTCGGGGTCAGCTCTGGGGTGCCAGGAGCCAAACCCGGCAAGAAAACCAGAGGCAGAGTGAAGATCAAGATGGAGTTCATAGACAACAAACTGAGGCGGTACACAACTTTCAGCAAGAGGAAGACCGGGATCATGAAAAAG GCATACGAGCTGTCCACGCTGACAGGTACTCAGGTGTTGCTGCTGGTCGCCAGTGAGACAGGTCACGTCTACACGTTTGCGACCAGGAAGCTGCAGCCGATGATCACCTCGGAGACGGGGAAGGCTCTGATCCAGACCTGCCTCAACTCCCCTGACTCCCCCCCCCGCTCTGACCCCTCCTCTGACCAGAGGATGAGCGCCACGGGCTTCGAGGAGACTGACCTCACCTATCAGGTGTCGGAGGCGGACGGCTGCTCGGAGGTTGCCAAG GTGCAGACCAGCACCCCCTCCTGGCAgccgccctcctcctcctccaccaacGGGACGGTGCTGAAGACATCCGCAGGTGTCGTACTTCCTGGAGGCTTCACCTTGATGCCAG GGGGCGGAGtctctcagcagctgcagaccaTCCAGGTCCAGCCCAGCGGTCAGCAGGCTTCCACCAatcagagcagctcagacaTCCACAGCCCCGCCTCCTCCACAG ctagTCTCCCTGCATCCatcgtctcctcctcctcctcttcctcctcctcctcagtagCAGGTCACATGATGTATCCCGGCAGTCACACAGTGATGTACGCTGCACCGACGCCATCACTCGGCGACGGCAGCCTCACCGTCCTCAACACCTTCCCCCCGACAGGCCACACCCAGTCACATGACCCCG gtgCGGTCCCGCAGGTCttcctcacctccctccctccagtcGCCACTCAGATCCCAGTGTCTGCAGTCCAGCTCCACCCG ATGGTGATCagtcagcagagcagcagcagtaaccTGACGGAGCTGCAGGTCGTCAGTCTGGACGTCCACCAATCAAAAGACGACTGa
- the LOC108882295 gene encoding serum response factor isoform X3, with protein MLAASGAGMGTRTGEGRAGNGTGLSSLAVNAAGPGPNAASETDGGQFEDREYGAEMVYSGSDQDSDSGDDEDTAGSGGDRRGVKRERSEREVGHQSAPTSGGLSGGYVGVSSGVPGAKPGKKTRGRVKIKMEFIDNKLRRYTTFSKRKTGIMKKAYELSTLTGTQVLLLVASETGHVYTFATRKLQPMITSETGKALIQTCLNSPDSPPRSDPSSDQRMSATGFEETDLTYQVSEADGCSEVAKVQTSTPSWQPPSSSSTNGTVLKTSAGVVLPGGFTLMPGAPLPPGTHTIPLSQLQTQPLAIQGPVAPGHTTTLHAPPTQPTTLLRLPATVSLSVSHLESVPVCSTGGGVSQQLQTIQVQPSGQQASTNQSSSDIHSPASSTASLPASIVSSSSSSSSSSVAGHMMYPGSHTVMYAAPTPSLGDGSLTVLNTFPPTGHTQSHDPGAVPQVFLTSLPPVATQIPVSAVQLHPMVISQQSSSSNLTELQVVSLDVHQSKDD; from the exons ATGTTGGCGGCGAGCGGCGCCGGAATGGGCACCAGAACCGGAGAAGGACGGGCGGGCAACGGAACCGGGCTGAGCAGCCTCGCGGTGAATGCGGCCGGACCGGGACCGAACGCAGCGTCCGAAACCGACGGAGGCCAGTTTGAGGACCGAGAATACGGCGCCGAGATGGTCTACAGCGGCTCCGACCAGGACTCGGACTCCGGGGACGACGAGGACACGGCGGGTTCAGGCGGGGACAGGAGAGGGGTGAAGCGGGAGAGGAGCGAAAGGGAGGTCGGGCATCAGTCAGCACCCACCTCCGGAGGCCTGAGCGGGGGTTACGTCGGGGTCAGCTCTGGGGTGCCAGGAGCCAAACCCGGCAAGAAAACCAGAGGCAGAGTGAAGATCAAGATGGAGTTCATAGACAACAAACTGAGGCGGTACACAACTTTCAGCAAGAGGAAGACCGGGATCATGAAAAAG GCATACGAGCTGTCCACGCTGACAGGTACTCAGGTGTTGCTGCTGGTCGCCAGTGAGACAGGTCACGTCTACACGTTTGCGACCAGGAAGCTGCAGCCGATGATCACCTCGGAGACGGGGAAGGCTCTGATCCAGACCTGCCTCAACTCCCCTGACTCCCCCCCCCGCTCTGACCCCTCCTCTGACCAGAGGATGAGCGCCACGGGCTTCGAGGAGACTGACCTCACCTATCAGGTGTCGGAGGCGGACGGCTGCTCGGAGGTTGCCAAG GTGCAGACCAGCACCCCCTCCTGGCAgccgccctcctcctcctccaccaacGGGACGGTGCTGAAGACATCCGCAGGTGTCGTACTTCCTGGAGGCTTCACCTTGATGCCAG GTGCCCCGCTGCCCCCCGGCACACACACCATCCCCCTCAGCCAGCTGCAGACTCAGCCTCTGGCCATCCAGGGCCCCGTGGCCCCAGGTCACACCACCACGCTGCACGCTCCGCCCACACAGCCGACCACGCTGCTCCGCCTCCCCGCCACCGTGTCACTGTCAG tctcacACCTGGagtctgtacctgtgtgttcaACAGGGGGCGGAGtctctcagcagctgcagaccaTCCAGGTCCAGCCCAGCGGTCAGCAGGCTTCCACCAatcagagcagctcagacaTCCACAGCCCCGCCTCCTCCACAG ctagTCTCCCTGCATCCatcgtctcctcctcctcctcttcctcctcctcctcagtagCAGGTCACATGATGTATCCCGGCAGTCACACAGTGATGTACGCTGCACCGACGCCATCACTCGGCGACGGCAGCCTCACCGTCCTCAACACCTTCCCCCCGACAGGCCACACCCAGTCACATGACCCCG gtgCGGTCCCGCAGGTCttcctcacctccctccctccagtcGCCACTCAGATCCCAGTGTCTGCAGTCCAGCTCCACCCG ATGGTGATCagtcagcagagcagcagcagtaaccTGACGGAGCTGCAGGTCGTCAGTCTGGACGTCCACCAATCAAAAGACGACTGa
- the LOC108882295 gene encoding serum response factor isoform X1 codes for MLAASGAGMGTRTGEGRAGNGTGLSSLAVNAAGPGPNAASETDGGQFEDREYGAEMVYSGSDQDSDSGDDEDTAGSGGDRRGVKRERSEREVGHQSAPTSGGLSGGYVGVSSGVPGAKPGKKTRGRVKIKMEFIDNKLRRYTTFSKRKTGIMKKAYELSTLTGTQVLLLVASETGHVYTFATRKLQPMITSETGKALIQTCLNSPDSPPRSDPSSDQRMSATGFEETDLTYQVSEADGCSEVAKDLIKPGFTMSNLPGSTQPTPSSSSSSSSSVSMQVQTSTPSWQPPSSSSTNGTVLKTSAGVVLPGGFTLMPGAPLPPGTHTIPLSQLQTQPLAIQGPVAPGHTTTLHAPPTQPTTLLRLPATVSLSVSHLESVPVCSTGGGVSQQLQTIQVQPSGQQASTNQSSSDIHSPASSTASLPASIVSSSSSSSSSSVAGHMMYPGSHTVMYAAPTPSLGDGSLTVLNTFPPTGHTQSHDPGAVPQVFLTSLPPVATQIPVSAVQLHPMVISQQSSSSNLTELQVVSLDVHQSKDD; via the exons ATGTTGGCGGCGAGCGGCGCCGGAATGGGCACCAGAACCGGAGAAGGACGGGCGGGCAACGGAACCGGGCTGAGCAGCCTCGCGGTGAATGCGGCCGGACCGGGACCGAACGCAGCGTCCGAAACCGACGGAGGCCAGTTTGAGGACCGAGAATACGGCGCCGAGATGGTCTACAGCGGCTCCGACCAGGACTCGGACTCCGGGGACGACGAGGACACGGCGGGTTCAGGCGGGGACAGGAGAGGGGTGAAGCGGGAGAGGAGCGAAAGGGAGGTCGGGCATCAGTCAGCACCCACCTCCGGAGGCCTGAGCGGGGGTTACGTCGGGGTCAGCTCTGGGGTGCCAGGAGCCAAACCCGGCAAGAAAACCAGAGGCAGAGTGAAGATCAAGATGGAGTTCATAGACAACAAACTGAGGCGGTACACAACTTTCAGCAAGAGGAAGACCGGGATCATGAAAAAG GCATACGAGCTGTCCACGCTGACAGGTACTCAGGTGTTGCTGCTGGTCGCCAGTGAGACAGGTCACGTCTACACGTTTGCGACCAGGAAGCTGCAGCCGATGATCACCTCGGAGACGGGGAAGGCTCTGATCCAGACCTGCCTCAACTCCCCTGACTCCCCCCCCCGCTCTGACCCCTCCTCTGACCAGAGGATGAGCGCCACGGGCTTCGAGGAGACTGACCTCACCTATCAGGTGTCGGAGGCGGACGGCTGCTCGGAGGTTGCCAAG GACCTGATCAAACCAGGGTTCACCATGTCCAACCTGCCTGGCTCCACACAGCCcacgccctcctcctcctcctcctcttcatcctctgtgtccATGCAGGTGCAGACCAGCACCCCCTCCTGGCAgccgccctcctcctcctccaccaacGGGACGGTGCTGAAGACATCCGCAGGTGTCGTACTTCCTGGAGGCTTCACCTTGATGCCAG GTGCCCCGCTGCCCCCCGGCACACACACCATCCCCCTCAGCCAGCTGCAGACTCAGCCTCTGGCCATCCAGGGCCCCGTGGCCCCAGGTCACACCACCACGCTGCACGCTCCGCCCACACAGCCGACCACGCTGCTCCGCCTCCCCGCCACCGTGTCACTGTCAG tctcacACCTGGagtctgtacctgtgtgttcaACAGGGGGCGGAGtctctcagcagctgcagaccaTCCAGGTCCAGCCCAGCGGTCAGCAGGCTTCCACCAatcagagcagctcagacaTCCACAGCCCCGCCTCCTCCACAG ctagTCTCCCTGCATCCatcgtctcctcctcctcctcttcctcctcctcctcagtagCAGGTCACATGATGTATCCCGGCAGTCACACAGTGATGTACGCTGCACCGACGCCATCACTCGGCGACGGCAGCCTCACCGTCCTCAACACCTTCCCCCCGACAGGCCACACCCAGTCACATGACCCCG gtgCGGTCCCGCAGGTCttcctcacctccctccctccagtcGCCACTCAGATCCCAGTGTCTGCAGTCCAGCTCCACCCG ATGGTGATCagtcagcagagcagcagcagtaaccTGACGGAGCTGCAGGTCGTCAGTCTGGACGTCCACCAATCAAAAGACGACTGa
- the LOC108882295 gene encoding serum response factor isoform X4, with amino-acid sequence MLAASGAGMGTRTGEGRAGNGTGLSSLAVNAAGPGPNAASETDGGQFEDREYGAEMVYSGSDQDSDSGDDEDTAGSGGDRRGVKRERSEREVGHQSAPTSGGLSGGYVGVSSGVPGAKPGKKTRGRVKIKMEFIDNKLRRYTTFSKRKTGIMKKAYELSTLTGTQVLLLVASETGHVYTFATRKLQPMITSETGKALIQTCLNSPDSPPRSDPSSDQRMSATGFEETDLTYQVSEADGCSEVAKDLIKPGFTMSNLPGSTQPTPSSSSSSSSSVSMQVQTSTPSWQPPSSSSTNGTVLKTSAGVVLPGGFTLMPGGGVSQQLQTIQVQPSGQQASTNQSSSDIHSPASSTASLPASIVSSSSSSSSSSVAGHMMYPGSHTVMYAAPTPSLGDGSLTVLNTFPPTGHTQSHDPGAVPQVFLTSLPPVATQIPVSAVQLHPMVISQQSSSSNLTELQVVSLDVHQSKDD; translated from the exons ATGTTGGCGGCGAGCGGCGCCGGAATGGGCACCAGAACCGGAGAAGGACGGGCGGGCAACGGAACCGGGCTGAGCAGCCTCGCGGTGAATGCGGCCGGACCGGGACCGAACGCAGCGTCCGAAACCGACGGAGGCCAGTTTGAGGACCGAGAATACGGCGCCGAGATGGTCTACAGCGGCTCCGACCAGGACTCGGACTCCGGGGACGACGAGGACACGGCGGGTTCAGGCGGGGACAGGAGAGGGGTGAAGCGGGAGAGGAGCGAAAGGGAGGTCGGGCATCAGTCAGCACCCACCTCCGGAGGCCTGAGCGGGGGTTACGTCGGGGTCAGCTCTGGGGTGCCAGGAGCCAAACCCGGCAAGAAAACCAGAGGCAGAGTGAAGATCAAGATGGAGTTCATAGACAACAAACTGAGGCGGTACACAACTTTCAGCAAGAGGAAGACCGGGATCATGAAAAAG GCATACGAGCTGTCCACGCTGACAGGTACTCAGGTGTTGCTGCTGGTCGCCAGTGAGACAGGTCACGTCTACACGTTTGCGACCAGGAAGCTGCAGCCGATGATCACCTCGGAGACGGGGAAGGCTCTGATCCAGACCTGCCTCAACTCCCCTGACTCCCCCCCCCGCTCTGACCCCTCCTCTGACCAGAGGATGAGCGCCACGGGCTTCGAGGAGACTGACCTCACCTATCAGGTGTCGGAGGCGGACGGCTGCTCGGAGGTTGCCAAG GACCTGATCAAACCAGGGTTCACCATGTCCAACCTGCCTGGCTCCACACAGCCcacgccctcctcctcctcctcctcttcatcctctgtgtccATGCAGGTGCAGACCAGCACCCCCTCCTGGCAgccgccctcctcctcctccaccaacGGGACGGTGCTGAAGACATCCGCAGGTGTCGTACTTCCTGGAGGCTTCACCTTGATGCCAG GGGGCGGAGtctctcagcagctgcagaccaTCCAGGTCCAGCCCAGCGGTCAGCAGGCTTCCACCAatcagagcagctcagacaTCCACAGCCCCGCCTCCTCCACAG ctagTCTCCCTGCATCCatcgtctcctcctcctcctcttcctcctcctcctcagtagCAGGTCACATGATGTATCCCGGCAGTCACACAGTGATGTACGCTGCACCGACGCCATCACTCGGCGACGGCAGCCTCACCGTCCTCAACACCTTCCCCCCGACAGGCCACACCCAGTCACATGACCCCG gtgCGGTCCCGCAGGTCttcctcacctccctccctccagtcGCCACTCAGATCCCAGTGTCTGCAGTCCAGCTCCACCCG ATGGTGATCagtcagcagagcagcagcagtaaccTGACGGAGCTGCAGGTCGTCAGTCTGGACGTCCACCAATCAAAAGACGACTGa
- the LOC108882295 gene encoding serum response factor isoform X2 encodes MLAASGAGMGTRTGEGRAGNGTGLSSLAVNAAGPGPNAASETDGGQFEDREYGAEMVYSGSDQDSDSGDDEDTAGSGGDRRGVKRERSEREVGHQSAPTSGGLSGGYVGVSSGVPGAKPGKKTRGRVKIKMEFIDNKLRRYTTFSKRKTGIMKKAYELSTLTGTQVLLLVASETGHVYTFATRKLQPMITSETGKALIQTCLNSPDSPPRSDPSSDQRMSATGFEETDLTYQVSEADGCSEVAKDLIKPGFTMSNLPGSTQPTPSSSSSSSSSVSMQVQTSTPSWQPPSSSSTNGTVLKTSAGVVLPGGFTLMPGAPLPPGTHTIPLSQLQTQPLAIQGPVAPGHTTTLHAPPTQPTTLLRLPATVSLSGGGVSQQLQTIQVQPSGQQASTNQSSSDIHSPASSTASLPASIVSSSSSSSSSSVAGHMMYPGSHTVMYAAPTPSLGDGSLTVLNTFPPTGHTQSHDPGAVPQVFLTSLPPVATQIPVSAVQLHPMVISQQSSSSNLTELQVVSLDVHQSKDD; translated from the exons ATGTTGGCGGCGAGCGGCGCCGGAATGGGCACCAGAACCGGAGAAGGACGGGCGGGCAACGGAACCGGGCTGAGCAGCCTCGCGGTGAATGCGGCCGGACCGGGACCGAACGCAGCGTCCGAAACCGACGGAGGCCAGTTTGAGGACCGAGAATACGGCGCCGAGATGGTCTACAGCGGCTCCGACCAGGACTCGGACTCCGGGGACGACGAGGACACGGCGGGTTCAGGCGGGGACAGGAGAGGGGTGAAGCGGGAGAGGAGCGAAAGGGAGGTCGGGCATCAGTCAGCACCCACCTCCGGAGGCCTGAGCGGGGGTTACGTCGGGGTCAGCTCTGGGGTGCCAGGAGCCAAACCCGGCAAGAAAACCAGAGGCAGAGTGAAGATCAAGATGGAGTTCATAGACAACAAACTGAGGCGGTACACAACTTTCAGCAAGAGGAAGACCGGGATCATGAAAAAG GCATACGAGCTGTCCACGCTGACAGGTACTCAGGTGTTGCTGCTGGTCGCCAGTGAGACAGGTCACGTCTACACGTTTGCGACCAGGAAGCTGCAGCCGATGATCACCTCGGAGACGGGGAAGGCTCTGATCCAGACCTGCCTCAACTCCCCTGACTCCCCCCCCCGCTCTGACCCCTCCTCTGACCAGAGGATGAGCGCCACGGGCTTCGAGGAGACTGACCTCACCTATCAGGTGTCGGAGGCGGACGGCTGCTCGGAGGTTGCCAAG GACCTGATCAAACCAGGGTTCACCATGTCCAACCTGCCTGGCTCCACACAGCCcacgccctcctcctcctcctcctcttcatcctctgtgtccATGCAGGTGCAGACCAGCACCCCCTCCTGGCAgccgccctcctcctcctccaccaacGGGACGGTGCTGAAGACATCCGCAGGTGTCGTACTTCCTGGAGGCTTCACCTTGATGCCAG GTGCCCCGCTGCCCCCCGGCACACACACCATCCCCCTCAGCCAGCTGCAGACTCAGCCTCTGGCCATCCAGGGCCCCGTGGCCCCAGGTCACACCACCACGCTGCACGCTCCGCCCACACAGCCGACCACGCTGCTCCGCCTCCCCGCCACCGTGTCACTGTCAG GGGGCGGAGtctctcagcagctgcagaccaTCCAGGTCCAGCCCAGCGGTCAGCAGGCTTCCACCAatcagagcagctcagacaTCCACAGCCCCGCCTCCTCCACAG ctagTCTCCCTGCATCCatcgtctcctcctcctcctcttcctcctcctcctcagtagCAGGTCACATGATGTATCCCGGCAGTCACACAGTGATGTACGCTGCACCGACGCCATCACTCGGCGACGGCAGCCTCACCGTCCTCAACACCTTCCCCCCGACAGGCCACACCCAGTCACATGACCCCG gtgCGGTCCCGCAGGTCttcctcacctccctccctccagtcGCCACTCAGATCCCAGTGTCTGCAGTCCAGCTCCACCCG ATGGTGATCagtcagcagagcagcagcagtaaccTGACGGAGCTGCAGGTCGTCAGTCTGGACGTCCACCAATCAAAAGACGACTGa
- the eif4a3 gene encoding eukaryotic initiation factor 4A-III: MAAAGAQGRKRILKEEDMTKVEFETSEEVDVTPTFDTMGLREDLLRGIYAYGFEKPSAIQQRAIKQIIKGRDVIAQSQSGTGKTATFCVSVLQCLDIQVRETQALILAPTRELAGQIQKVLLALGDYMNVQCHACIGGTNVGEDIRKLDYGQHVVAGTPGRVFDMIRRRSLRTRAIKMLVLDEADEMLNKGFKEQIYDVYRYLPPATQVVLISATLPHEILEMTNKFMTDPIRILVKRDELTLEGIKQFFVAVEREEWKFDTLCDLYDTLTITQAVIFCNTKRKVDWLTEKMREANFTVSSMHGDMPQKERESIMKEFRSGASRVLISTDVWARGLDVPQVSLIINYDLPNNRELYIHRIGRSGRYGRKGVAINFVKNDDIRILRDIEQYYSTQIDEMPMNVADLI; encoded by the exons ATGGCTGCTGCCGGGGCGCAGGGCAGGAAGAGGAtcctgaaggaggaggacatgACCAAGGTGGAGTTTGAGACCAGCGAGGAGGTGGACGTCACCCCCACCTTCGACACCATGGGCCTCCGGGAGGACCTGCTCCGCGGCATCTACGCCTACG gttttGAGAAGCCGTCAGCGATCCAGCAGAGAGCCATCAAACAGATCATCAAAGGCAGAGACGTCATCGCTCA GTCTCAGTCTGGAACAGGAAAGACGGCCActttctgtgtgtcagtgctgcagTGTCTGGACATCCAG gtGAGGGAGACCCAGGCTCTGATCCTCGCTCCAACCAGAGAGCTGGCCGGACAGATTCAGAAG GTGCTGCTGGCTCTGGGAGACTACATGAACGTTCAGTGTCACGCCTGTATCGGAGGGACCAACGTGGGTGAGGACATCAGGAAGCTGGACTACGGTCAGCACGTGGTCGCCGGGACACCTGGACGAGTGTTTG ATATGATTCGCCGCAGGAGTCTGAGGACAAGAGCGATCAAGATGCTGGTCCTGGACGAGGCCGATGAGATGCTGAACAAAG GTTTTAAGGAGCAGATCTATGACGTGTACCGTTACCTGCCCCCCGCCACTCAGGTGGTCCTGATCAGCGCCACGCTGCCACACGAGATCCTGGAGATGACCAACAAGTTCATGACAGACCCGATCCGAATCCTGGTCAAACG AGACGAGCTGACCCTGGAGGGGATAAAGCAGTTCTTCGTGGCcgtggagagggaggagtggaAGTTCGACACTCTGTGTGATCTGTATGACACTCTGACCATCACTCAGGCCGTCATCTTCTGCAACACCAAGAGGAAG gTGGACTGGCTGACGGAGAAGATGAGGGAGGCGAACTTCACGGTGTCGTCGATGCATGGAGACATGCcgcagaaagagagggagtcCATCATGAAGGAGTTCAGATCAGGAGCCAG tcgTGTGTTGATCTCAACGGACGTTTGGGCTCGAGGTCTGGACGTTCCTCAGGTTTCTCTGATCATCAACTACGACCTGCCCAACAACAGAGAGCTCTACATCCACAG GATTGGTCGATCCGGCCGTTACGGTCGTAAAGGTGTGGCCATTAACTTTGTGAAGAACGACGACATCAGGATCTTGAGAGACATCGAGCAGTACTACTCCACCCAGATTGACGAGATGCCCATGAACG tGGCTGACCTGATCTGA
- the soul4 gene encoding heme-binding protein soul4, giving the protein MALISLEDLDGLDDEQLDDDITDNPEPMDEDDRLLSHWQAVASTHQVSVPPEMTGPIQEMTRNSQQRESLPFTLVSRHEKMGEVLYEERVYPAGHWACVTRGEDLYEQSISMAFMKLMRFICKENSAGRYLGMTVPVVSNIHMMEDSVTFEKDVQTAFFLPTEFQTSPLQSYDPDITIVYREPIRVIARMFRGTTTEETVNRQIGLLWEILGDAVDVRRDTYMVAVFENPGVPYRRNEIWFIRRDL; this is encoded by the exons ATGGCTCTGATCTCTCTGGAAGACCTTGATGGATTGGACGACGAGCAGCTGGACGATGACATCACCGACAACCCTGAGCCAATGGATGAAGACGACAGATTGCTGAGTCACTGGCAGGCTGTCGCTAGCACCCACCAGGTGTCTGTACCTCCAG agatgACTGGACCGATACAGGAAATGACCAGAAACAGCCAGCAGAGGGAGTCCCTCCCCTTCACCCTGGTATCCCGCCACGAGAAG ATGGGGGAGGTGCTGTATGAGGAGCGAGTGTATCCAGCAGGACACTGGGCCTGTGTGACCAGAGGAGAGGATCTATACGAACAGAGCATCTCCATGGCCTTCATGAAACTGATGCGCTTCATCTGTAAAGAGAACTCTGCAG GCAGGTACCTGGGGATGACGGTGCCAGTCGTCAGTAACATCCACATGATGGAGGACAGTGTCACGTTTGAGAAAGATGTGCAGACGGCGTTCTTCCTGCCCACCGAGTTTCAGACCAGCCCCCTCCAGTCCTACGACCCTGACATCACCATCGTCTACAGAGAACCAATCAGAGTCATCGCCAG gaTGTTCCGGGGGACGACCACGGAGGAGACGGTGAACCGTCAGATTGGTCTGCTGTGGGAGATCCTCGGCGACGCCGTCGATGTCCGCAGAGACACCTACATGGTTGCTGTGTTCGAGAACCCTGGTGTGCCATACCGCAGGAATGAGATCTGGTTCATCAGACGCGACCTGTAG